In Acinetobacter pittii, one genomic interval encodes:
- a CDS encoding PepSY-associated TM helix domain-containing protein, giving the protein MKVRSDIMKLAKSMHTWVGVCAGILLFICFFAGGLSMFQHHISKWATPTQQVLPKVSPDQYNELIQKVQTAYPAAQKNFTLNLSSNEFHYAPITWSEHERGDGFNAAQTTWMASLDDKGQLIVAQENLSKAGWLIEQLHETAGIPGMVGHHGLGLYVMGVVSILYFLALLSGVIILLPTLVKDYFVIRPGKNKKRFWLDAHNVIGITSLPFHIIISISVIVFAFHDFFYDAIGQLALKGQPVFQRSPPALIQPKQTQIDVQQILAQAKKVAPEYSVDYIQFSGLDKPEKANARIALYSSDQMLRGANHDFMRMNPYAVEHFNHKGINTQTDAGNKLINAMFSLHFGSFGGMGVRWIYFVLGVGGAFLFYTGNILWVETRARKQKRVEDPVPVQRKDVVFLANLTIGACLGCVLAVVGTMLASRWLFAAFNIESMNHLFMYGYYAIFLLSLIYTFVIGYAKALPQLLLTLVLVLFAIPLTSLLAYFIPQSGLWVHSGEILVVDFLAMIFAFAFWRFYQQAQDRLKSAPTGSLWAS; this is encoded by the coding sequence ATGAAAGTACGTTCAGACATCATGAAATTAGCAAAAAGCATGCATACTTGGGTGGGTGTATGTGCTGGGATTTTGCTTTTTATCTGTTTCTTTGCTGGTGGGCTCAGCATGTTTCAGCACCACATTAGTAAGTGGGCTACGCCAACACAGCAAGTTTTACCGAAAGTCTCACCCGACCAATATAATGAACTCATTCAAAAAGTACAGACTGCCTATCCTGCTGCGCAAAAGAACTTCACACTAAATTTATCGTCCAATGAATTTCACTATGCGCCCATTACCTGGAGTGAACATGAACGTGGAGATGGCTTTAATGCTGCTCAAACTACGTGGATGGCAAGCTTAGACGATAAAGGTCAGTTAATCGTTGCTCAAGAAAACTTATCTAAGGCAGGTTGGCTAATTGAACAGTTGCATGAAACAGCAGGTATACCGGGCATGGTAGGCCATCACGGTCTAGGCCTTTATGTGATGGGTGTTGTTTCGATTCTATATTTTCTTGCCCTGCTTTCAGGGGTAATCATTCTATTACCCACCTTGGTAAAGGATTATTTTGTCATTCGTCCTGGTAAAAATAAAAAGCGCTTTTGGTTAGATGCGCATAACGTGATTGGAATTACCAGCTTACCATTCCACATCATTATTAGTATTAGCGTTATTGTCTTTGCTTTTCATGACTTTTTTTATGATGCTATTGGACAACTTGCACTCAAAGGACAGCCTGTTTTCCAGCGTTCTCCCCCGGCACTTATACAACCAAAACAAACACAAATCGATGTTCAGCAAATATTAGCTCAAGCCAAAAAAGTAGCGCCTGAATATTCAGTAGACTATATCCAGTTCAGTGGTCTGGATAAGCCTGAAAAAGCCAATGCACGTATTGCCCTCTATAGTTCAGATCAGATGTTGCGTGGTGCGAATCATGACTTTATGCGTATGAACCCATATGCAGTTGAGCACTTTAATCATAAAGGTATTAACACACAGACTGATGCCGGTAATAAGCTAATCAACGCTATGTTCAGCTTACATTTTGGAAGTTTTGGTGGTATGGGCGTACGTTGGATTTATTTTGTGTTAGGTGTCGGTGGCGCTTTTTTATTTTATACGGGCAACATTCTTTGGGTTGAAACTCGTGCACGTAAGCAAAAGCGTGTTGAAGATCCAGTTCCTGTTCAACGTAAAGATGTAGTGTTCCTTGCTAACTTAACTATAGGCGCCTGTTTAGGATGTGTTTTAGCAGTCGTGGGCACAATGTTAGCCAGTCGTTGGCTTTTCGCTGCTTTCAATATTGAAAGTATGAATCACCTCTTTATGTATGGTTATTATGCGATTTTCCTACTGAGTTTGATTTATACCTTTGTGATTGGCTATGCAAAAGCTCTACCACAACTGCTGTTAACTCTGGTTTTAGTGTTATTTGCGATTCCGCTAACATCCCTTTTAGCTTACTTCATTCCTCAAAGTGGCTTATGGGTACATAGCGGAGAAATATTAGTGGTTGATTTCTTAGCTATGATTTTTGCTTTCGCTTTCTGGCGTTTTTATCAACAAGCCCAAGATCGCCTAAAATCTGCTCCAACAGGCAGTTTATGGGCTAGCTAA
- the entS gene encoding enterobactin transporter EntS: protein MSFKSILTDFSLLKRNAHFRHVFIARTLSLLTIGMLVVAIPKQVYDITGSSLNVAVAMAFEGIAMFIGLLLGGLLSDRKDRKWLILLARGVCGLGFAGLAINAMFEQPSLYAIYFLSAWDGFFGALGVTAMMAIMPVIVGRENIVQARAISMVSVRLATVISPAIGGILIAASGVATVYWVSTVGTLLTVFLLMGLPALKPQHASNGESPLRQLVQGFKFVFKNKVVGSTILIGTLLSFSSAIRIILPQMADEIFHGGAFELGLMYSAVPLGSTLGALLSGWTTRLLRPGLVMLYTCLGVFSCMIMIGLSPWLIVTLPILCVFGYLMSIANLLQYSIVQGHTPDEYLGRINSIWLAQDALGDSIATTTLGLLTRFLPISGSILFFGILSFAVGFMFLFNSQDMRKTGFQDPKLQEN from the coding sequence ATGAGCTTCAAATCTATATTGACCGATTTTAGTCTTTTAAAACGCAATGCTCATTTCCGACATGTATTTATTGCCCGCACATTGTCATTGTTAACCATTGGTATGTTAGTCGTGGCTATTCCAAAACAAGTCTATGACATTACGGGTAGTTCATTAAATGTTGCCGTTGCAATGGCTTTTGAAGGCATTGCCATGTTTATTGGTTTATTGCTTGGTGGTTTGCTGTCAGATCGCAAAGATCGAAAATGGCTAATTTTATTGGCACGTGGTGTATGTGGCTTAGGCTTTGCTGGCCTCGCGATTAATGCCATGTTTGAGCAACCTTCGCTCTATGCTATTTATTTCCTTTCAGCATGGGATGGTTTCTTTGGTGCACTCGGTGTAACCGCAATGATGGCGATTATGCCTGTGATTGTAGGGCGCGAAAATATTGTACAAGCCCGTGCTATTAGTATGGTATCCGTACGTCTTGCAACCGTTATTTCACCTGCAATCGGCGGTATATTAATTGCTGCTAGCGGTGTTGCGACCGTGTATTGGGTCTCAACAGTGGGTACTTTACTTACTGTATTTTTATTAATGGGGCTACCTGCGCTTAAACCGCAACATGCATCAAATGGCGAGAGCCCTCTTCGCCAATTAGTCCAAGGCTTTAAATTCGTCTTTAAAAATAAAGTAGTCGGTAGCACGATTTTAATAGGCACATTGCTTAGTTTTAGCAGTGCTATTCGCATTATTCTTCCGCAAATGGCAGATGAAATCTTTCACGGCGGTGCATTTGAACTCGGTCTTATGTATTCAGCAGTGCCTTTAGGTTCAACATTAGGTGCTTTACTCAGTGGTTGGACAACACGGTTACTCAGACCCGGCTTGGTCATGCTCTATACGTGTTTAGGCGTTTTTAGCTGCATGATTATGATTGGGCTTTCACCATGGTTAATCGTGACTTTGCCAATTTTATGCGTTTTCGGATATTTGATGTCGATTGCGAACTTGCTTCAATACAGCATTGTGCAAGGACATACCCCTGATGAATATTTAGGACGTATTAATTCAATCTGGCTTGCACAAGATGCATTAGGTGACTCAATTGCCACCACAACTTTAGGTCTTTTAACACGGTTTTTACCTATATCAGGAAGTATCCTCTTCTTTGGTATATTAAGCTTTGCAGTAGGGTTTATGTTCTTATTCAACTCTCAAGATATGCGTAAAACAGGATTCCAAGATCCTAAGTTACAAGAAAATTAA
- a CDS encoding 4'-phosphopantetheinyl transferase family protein, producing the protein MSHYLYIPEPLSKSIYEISNPIFLTSELFCYGLDLSKTHHLHIDQQLEHPLKIAQARVERKNEYLCGRVLAQAVLNHHFGLDQPITSMHEPLPIWPSHVLGSISHSQNKLIVALSNNAIYLGIDIEHWVTSEFALESAHLVLTPSEFDLWKNKVAEFFDFAHYVSLIFSIKESLYKAVYPTAKQYIDFLEASIVDINFENQTLTLTFLPEIQKRYQLLEQYQGGWTVEQDHIMTWVFQARNFA; encoded by the coding sequence GTGAGTCATTATCTATACATTCCTGAACCACTCAGTAAATCAATTTATGAAATTTCGAACCCTATTTTTCTTACATCCGAGCTATTTTGTTATGGTCTAGATTTATCAAAAACGCATCATTTGCATATAGACCAGCAATTAGAGCATCCCCTAAAAATTGCTCAAGCGCGTGTCGAACGTAAAAATGAGTACTTATGTGGCAGAGTATTAGCTCAGGCAGTTTTAAATCATCATTTCGGTTTAGATCAGCCAATAACCTCGATGCATGAACCTTTGCCTATTTGGCCATCTCATGTTTTGGGGAGCATTAGTCATTCACAAAATAAGTTAATTGTTGCGCTATCTAATAATGCGATTTATTTGGGAATTGATATTGAGCACTGGGTGACCTCAGAATTTGCTCTAGAGAGTGCACATCTTGTTTTAACACCATCTGAGTTTGATTTATGGAAAAATAAAGTGGCTGAGTTTTTTGATTTTGCCCATTATGTGAGCTTAATTTTTTCTATAAAAGAAAGTCTATATAAAGCGGTTTATCCCACTGCAAAGCAATATATCGATTTCTTAGAAGCATCGATCGTTGATATTAATTTTGAAAATCAAACATTAACGCTAACTTTTTTGCCAGAAATTCAAAAGCGCTATCAACTCTTAGAACAATATCAAGGTGGCTGGACTGTAGAACAAGACCATATTATGACTTGGGTTTTTCAGGCACGAAATTTTGCTTAA
- a CDS encoding non-ribosomal peptide synthetase, whose protein sequence is MNQALNNEFTPDLSQPTRFELASTQLGIFLADHLSSIEDLYTIAHCLELPKTVDIPTFKKAIQIGLNEADTVIASYSSDPSQPFIELNNQVQFQIEEFDFCHLTPKKAQQRLWDWMPSDRQCAKSLKAGESQLFRQVLFTTHDKVYWYQRYHHIMLDGFSMINLTKRIVELYQQLQEEKDLSISPFIGVNDVISERQAYENSHQFKIDQTFWKAYCEDLPSPVSLSTHHLAAKTTATFIKHQLRFSTGILEQIQALAEQSKLALNDMMMSLSLHYIYKMTDKAELVNGIPFMRRLGSKAIRSTLPTVNVLPVKFKVAEKDSWVSLAQHVQEQLQEIRPHQKYDAEQILRDLNSIDIHERMYGPILNYKAFDQDLVIDGEKVKTHHISTGPIDDFEFSFIVQDHELIIELRADSQRYTQDELFNHGQRLTLLLEQALIRPEQPCSNFNITTPQELTALTQSGIGPRVSHPEQYNNVLDIFYEQVKKYPERTAIVSGERPNLQHLSFAELAVKVNQLTRFLQENGARKQTVIAGAIPRSIDSVVVMLSVLNSGASFLPLDLDYPIDRMQMMCEDANPLFVLTTQALAQQLPQNIQQLYLDQEDVQTQIRKQDASDISAENRKFDFQDVAYVIFTSGSTGRPKGVMNTHGSLLNLILSHKPTIYWPVLEAVNERFPDRPLRAAHTHSFSFDSSWLQVFWMLWGQELHIFDENMRRDAFGLVQEIQQRQIDTLDLPPSFCAQMMTNGLFVENQHHPSLILIGGEAAPLALWQQLNAQPALFAHNLYGPTEYTVDTFRAELKQTARPVIGNPIGNTQAYVLDRHLQRCPTGVIGELYISGFGIANGYLGRADLSAARFVANPFEHGQRMYRTGDLVRWNSAGKLEFMGRCDDQIKIRGYRVEIGEVENALSILTNVESAVVIAEPINNSHRLLGYCVVKDIELDEKTSEQLSQQYLSQLRQNLPEYMVPSALTVMSEFPRNVSGKVDKKALPKPQIRTHSRIAETPEQQLLCQITASVLKLDAIGIDDDFFMTGGDSISAIMLCTQLRQRGYGLRPSDVFQFKTVAAIAPQLTRLDEQQAAVSKPLFSADLEQKVQEKYGKNSTILPLLPLQKGMLFLSQVENQSNYNAFTRLSLNGDIDPVRLQQALITVLKRHPQLGGHFDSELAEEPIFIYSLHPTQAWPVQFCSVTSDLLEQTIQEALQQPIHLDQPYGLIRATLIQHAPEQSELLIMVHHLLTDGWSTPLFLQDFIKAYQQTNQPLPVLEHSYETVIKALSGRDHETSKAIWQRDLADLQPLILFNQAQQAVQETSYRLSAELGAKLQHKLRQQGITLNVFMQMIWAMTLNIYAHREDIVFGTPVSGRSAPINGLEQQIGLFLNTIPVRVKLNMQQTLWEQLPQLQQLHVEHLEHDGLGLSAIQQLIAQGNLFDSLLVVENYPDNQYLQQKLGDAAISKITNRGYSHYPLALLVIPDHQIELLLEQRGVIDQPEHFLERMVQLIEIALNEPETSLSHYRLQLAEEHDLVQKTNQTQYYVRQSTLQQLLREQARITPEQTALSDENHQLSFSELRLQVCALAQQLQIAGVQAGDIVAVALPRSVKLSIAILAVIEAGAAYLPIDLQHPSERIKFMLQDAKSKLVIGEQKDLAAIVHPSIATFAFNELFDETKIDLSSYKTTVITPQHPAYLIYTSGTTGQPKGVMVSHQAIVNRILWMQSEYPLSATDTILQKTPCTFDVSVWEFFWSYLVGARLVMAPIDAHRDPLALLSLIQKYQVTTLHFVPSMLAVFENAATEILSSAQRQSLPIRRVFCSGEALPTALAKSFTEHFSCELHNLYGPTEAAVDVSCMDATLGLHPEESSVAIGYPVWNTQLYILDKYLRPVPVGVDGELYLAGHQLAMGYLYRADLTATRFVANPFTAGQRMYRTGDIARWHADGSIQYVGRADDQLKIRGQRIELGEIEQQLRLLSGLDAVVHPISSEQNKADVQLVAYLQTTAPVDIDQLKKQLAKQLPTYMVPTHYMLVEKFPLSHNGKLDRKALPQPQLESSNTEKQYATTAFEHELTRIFQQVLNTDQNIGVNEDFFAIGGHSILVMKLAIEIRKVFKRTIPIGQLMSHVTIQRLAALLLTQERLAEVEQTGMQPILPIRSGSGHPLFCFYPGSGSAWQYTVLNRYLHSELPIIGLQSPRPEGLLANSADMDELVEKQLEIIRKQQPTGPYTLLGYSLGGTVAYAVAAKLTEQGEKVDFLGLLDTYPAEIHQWLDLSVEEMNAEAEQEQLQFFNDILADADMALSEETRRLQEDIFANYRDAVRLLKPYKMPHFDGELHVVVAEKDLLPYIQPEQQWSPLVKKLNIVRLSEADHTNILSPQQLETLGPILNRMICQARGLEEHTP, encoded by the coding sequence ATGAATCAGGCATTAAATAATGAATTTACTCCGGACCTTTCACAACCCACTCGTTTTGAATTGGCCTCTACTCAGCTCGGCATTTTCCTTGCCGATCATTTAAGTTCAATTGAAGATTTATATACCATTGCGCATTGTTTGGAACTACCAAAAACTGTCGACATCCCCACATTTAAAAAAGCAATTCAAATCGGCTTAAATGAAGCCGACACAGTCATTGCTTCGTATTCATCTGACCCATCTCAACCGTTTATTGAGCTTAATAACCAAGTTCAGTTTCAAATTGAAGAATTTGATTTTTGTCATTTAACGCCTAAAAAAGCTCAGCAACGTTTATGGGACTGGATGCCATCAGATCGTCAATGTGCTAAATCACTTAAAGCGGGTGAATCTCAACTGTTTCGTCAGGTGTTGTTTACGACGCATGACAAAGTGTATTGGTATCAACGTTATCACCACATCATGCTTGATGGTTTTAGCATGATTAACCTAACCAAACGTATTGTTGAACTCTATCAACAATTACAAGAAGAAAAAGACCTTTCGATTTCTCCGTTCATTGGCGTCAATGATGTTATTTCTGAGCGTCAGGCTTATGAAAATAGCCATCAATTTAAAATAGACCAAACTTTCTGGAAAGCATATTGTGAAGATTTACCTAGTCCAGTTAGTTTAAGTACTCATCATTTAGCGGCAAAAACTACAGCGACATTTATTAAGCATCAGCTGCGTTTTTCAACAGGAATTTTAGAGCAGATTCAAGCTTTAGCTGAGCAATCTAAATTAGCTTTGAATGACATGATGATGTCATTGTCATTACATTATATTTACAAAATGACCGATAAAGCCGAGTTGGTTAACGGTATTCCATTTATGCGCCGTTTAGGTTCAAAAGCGATTCGCTCAACCTTACCTACGGTAAATGTTCTACCTGTGAAGTTTAAAGTTGCTGAAAAAGATAGTTGGGTGAGCTTGGCTCAACACGTACAAGAGCAATTACAAGAAATTCGCCCGCATCAAAAATACGATGCAGAACAAATTTTAAGAGATTTAAATAGTATCGATATTCATGAACGAATGTACGGCCCTATTTTAAATTATAAAGCTTTTGATCAAGACTTGGTGATTGATGGGGAAAAGGTCAAAACACACCATATTTCTACAGGACCAATTGATGATTTTGAGTTTTCTTTCATTGTTCAAGATCATGAACTCATTATCGAATTACGTGCAGATTCGCAGCGTTATACACAAGATGAGCTATTTAACCACGGTCAACGCTTAACGTTATTGCTCGAACAAGCCTTGATTCGTCCAGAACAGCCATGTAGCAATTTTAATATTACAACACCACAAGAGCTTACCGCCCTGACCCAAAGTGGTATTGGTCCGCGTGTTAGTCATCCTGAACAATATAATAATGTTTTAGATATTTTTTATGAGCAAGTGAAAAAATATCCTGAACGTACCGCCATTGTGAGTGGTGAACGTCCAAACCTTCAGCATCTCAGTTTTGCTGAGCTTGCAGTAAAAGTGAATCAACTGACTCGTTTTTTACAAGAAAATGGAGCCAGAAAGCAAACTGTGATTGCGGGAGCTATTCCTCGTTCGATTGACTCAGTTGTGGTGATGTTATCTGTACTCAATTCTGGTGCGAGTTTCTTACCTCTCGATTTAGATTATCCAATCGATCGTATGCAAATGATGTGTGAAGATGCAAATCCATTATTTGTATTAACAACACAAGCTCTTGCACAGCAACTACCACAAAATATTCAGCAGTTATATCTTGATCAGGAAGATGTTCAAACACAAATTCGAAAGCAAGACGCGAGTGATATTTCTGCCGAAAATCGTAAATTTGATTTCCAAGATGTTGCATATGTAATTTTTACCTCAGGAAGTACGGGTCGCCCTAAAGGAGTAATGAACACACATGGTTCTTTACTCAATCTCATTTTGTCGCATAAACCAACCATTTATTGGCCAGTATTAGAAGCGGTAAATGAGCGTTTCCCTGACCGTCCGTTACGTGCAGCGCATACCCACTCTTTCTCGTTTGATTCATCTTGGTTGCAAGTTTTCTGGATGTTATGGGGCCAAGAGCTACATATTTTTGATGAAAACATGCGTCGTGATGCATTTGGCTTAGTGCAAGAAATTCAACAACGACAAATCGATACACTGGATTTACCGCCATCTTTTTGTGCGCAAATGATGACAAACGGCTTATTTGTTGAAAATCAGCATCATCCAAGTCTTATTTTGATTGGTGGTGAAGCTGCACCTCTAGCCTTATGGCAACAGCTCAATGCTCAGCCAGCGCTTTTTGCTCATAACTTATATGGCCCAACAGAATATACGGTTGATACTTTCCGAGCAGAATTAAAACAGACCGCTCGCCCTGTCATTGGTAACCCTATTGGTAATACACAGGCCTATGTATTAGATCGTCATTTACAACGATGCCCGACTGGCGTCATTGGTGAGCTGTATATTTCTGGCTTTGGGATCGCCAATGGTTATTTAGGTCGCGCTGACTTAAGTGCTGCCCGCTTTGTAGCGAATCCATTTGAACATGGACAGCGCATGTACCGTACGGGTGATTTAGTCCGCTGGAATAGTGCGGGTAAACTTGAGTTTATGGGGCGCTGTGATGACCAGATTAAAATTCGTGGTTATCGAGTCGAGATTGGTGAAGTTGAAAATGCACTTTCGATTTTAACCAATGTTGAAAGCGCAGTCGTGATTGCAGAACCGATTAATAACAGTCATCGTTTACTTGGTTACTGTGTAGTCAAAGACATTGAACTTGATGAAAAAACCAGTGAACAACTAAGTCAGCAATATTTAAGTCAGTTACGTCAAAACTTACCTGAATATATGGTGCCTTCTGCTCTAACTGTCATGTCCGAGTTCCCACGAAATGTAAGTGGTAAAGTCGATAAAAAAGCACTGCCAAAGCCACAAATTCGTACCCATAGCCGAATAGCCGAAACGCCTGAGCAACAGCTTTTATGCCAAATTACTGCATCTGTTCTTAAGCTTGACGCTATTGGGATTGATGACGACTTCTTTATGACAGGTGGCGATAGTATTTCGGCTATTATGCTTTGTACTCAATTGCGCCAACGTGGTTACGGCTTAAGACCAAGTGATGTATTCCAATTTAAAACAGTTGCCGCTATAGCGCCGCAACTTACCCGTTTAGATGAGCAACAAGCGGCCGTTTCAAAACCGTTATTTTCAGCGGACCTAGAACAAAAAGTTCAAGAAAAATATGGAAAAAACAGCACGATTTTGCCTTTGCTTCCTTTGCAAAAAGGCATGTTGTTCTTATCTCAAGTAGAAAATCAATCAAATTATAATGCCTTTACTCGTCTGAGCTTGAATGGAGACATTGATCCGGTACGTTTACAGCAAGCGTTGATTACCGTATTAAAACGTCACCCTCAATTAGGTGGGCATTTTGATAGCGAATTAGCTGAAGAACCTATTTTTATCTATTCATTACACCCTACTCAAGCTTGGCCAGTTCAGTTTTGTTCGGTTACTTCCGATTTACTTGAGCAAACCATTCAAGAGGCATTACAGCAACCGATTCACCTTGACCAACCCTATGGCTTAATTCGGGCAACCTTAATTCAACATGCTCCTGAACAATCCGAATTATTGATTATGGTGCATCATCTTTTAACAGATGGTTGGTCAACTCCACTATTTTTACAAGACTTTATTAAAGCCTATCAGCAAACTAACCAACCACTGCCAGTGCTTGAACATAGTTATGAAACGGTGATTAAAGCTTTATCTGGGCGTGATCATGAAACGTCAAAAGCGATATGGCAACGTGATTTAGCTGATTTACAACCACTTATTTTATTTAATCAAGCACAGCAAGCTGTACAGGAAACGTCATATCGTTTAAGTGCCGAGTTGGGTGCAAAACTTCAACATAAATTACGCCAACAAGGCATCACGCTCAATGTCTTCATGCAAATGATTTGGGCAATGACTTTAAATATTTATGCTCATCGTGAAGATATTGTGTTTGGTACTCCTGTTTCGGGGCGTTCGGCACCTATCAATGGTTTAGAGCAGCAGATTGGATTGTTTTTAAATACGATTCCGGTGCGTGTAAAACTCAACATGCAGCAAACACTTTGGGAACAATTGCCTCAGTTACAGCAATTGCATGTTGAACATTTAGAACATGATGGTTTAGGACTAAGTGCAATTCAGCAATTGATAGCTCAGGGCAATCTTTTCGATAGTTTGTTAGTTGTAGAAAACTACCCAGATAACCAGTATTTACAGCAAAAACTTGGTGATGCTGCTATTTCCAAAATTACAAATCGCGGTTATAGCCATTATCCGCTTGCTTTGTTGGTTATTCCTGATCATCAAATTGAACTATTACTCGAACAGCGTGGTGTAATTGATCAGCCAGAACATTTCTTAGAGCGAATGGTTCAATTGATTGAAATTGCACTAAATGAACCAGAGACGTCTCTAAGTCATTATCGCTTACAGCTGGCTGAAGAACACGATTTAGTCCAGAAAACAAATCAAACCCAATACTATGTTCGCCAAAGCACGTTACAGCAATTACTCAGAGAACAAGCTCGAATTACGCCTGAACAAACGGCGTTATCTGATGAAAATCATCAGCTCAGTTTCAGTGAACTGCGTTTGCAAGTTTGTGCATTAGCACAGCAATTACAAATCGCGGGTGTACAGGCTGGAGATATTGTTGCCGTTGCCCTGCCAAGATCAGTCAAACTGAGTATTGCGATTTTGGCGGTAATTGAAGCAGGTGCAGCTTATTTACCTATTGATTTACAACATCCGTCTGAACGCATCAAATTTATGTTGCAAGATGCTAAATCTAAACTTGTGATTGGTGAACAAAAAGATTTAGCAGCTATTGTTCACCCATCAATAGCTACCTTTGCTTTTAATGAATTATTTGATGAAACAAAGATTGATTTAAGTAGCTATAAAACGACAGTTATTACCCCACAGCACCCGGCATATTTAATCTATACATCAGGTACAACAGGCCAGCCAAAAGGTGTCATGGTTTCTCACCAAGCCATTGTGAACCGTATTTTATGGATGCAATCAGAGTATCCGCTGTCAGCAACCGATACGATTTTGCAAAAAACGCCATGCACTTTTGATGTTTCAGTATGGGAGTTTTTCTGGTCATATTTAGTAGGTGCACGACTAGTGATGGCACCTATAGATGCACACCGTGACCCATTGGCATTATTAAGTCTCATTCAAAAATATCAGGTAACAACATTACATTTTGTACCGTCAATGTTGGCTGTTTTTGAAAATGCTGCCACCGAAATTTTGTCATCTGCTCAGCGTCAAAGTTTACCAATTCGCCGAGTGTTCTGTAGTGGTGAGGCATTACCAACAGCTCTAGCAAAATCATTTACCGAGCATTTTAGTTGTGAGCTACATAACTTATATGGCCCAACAGAAGCGGCCGTAGATGTGAGTTGTATGGATGCAACACTAGGCTTACACCCTGAAGAAAGTAGCGTCGCAATTGGTTATCCAGTCTGGAATACCCAGCTTTATATTTTAGATAAATACTTACGTCCTGTACCTGTTGGAGTAGACGGTGAGCTTTATTTAGCAGGCCATCAACTGGCCATGGGTTATTTATATCGAGCGGACTTAACGGCAACACGTTTTGTGGCAAATCCATTTACAGCAGGTCAACGCATGTACCGTACTGGTGATATTGCCCGTTGGCATGCAGACGGCAGTATTCAATATGTGGGCCGTGCTGATGATCAGCTAAAAATACGAGGTCAACGTATAGAACTGGGTGAAATTGAACAGCAATTACGCTTACTCAGTGGTCTTGATGCGGTTGTACATCCTATCTCTTCTGAGCAAAATAAAGCAGATGTTCAATTGGTCGCTTACTTGCAAACAACTGCACCTGTGGACATCGACCAGTTAAAGAAACAATTGGCGAAACAGCTTCCAACTTATATGGTGCCTACACACTATATGCTAGTTGAGAAATTCCCATTAAGTCATAATGGGAAGCTGGACCGTAAAGCACTGCCACAACCGCAGCTAGAGTCTTCAAATACAGAAAAACAGTACGCTACCACTGCTTTTGAACATGAGCTGACACGTATATTCCAGCAAGTTTTAAATACAGATCAAAATATTGGTGTAAACGAAGATTTCTTTGCGATTGGTGGACATTCCATTTTGGTGATGAAGCTTGCAATTGAAATCCGAAAAGTATTTAAGCGGACCATTCCAATTGGCCAGTTGATGAGTCATGTCACGATTCAACGTTTAGCAGCTTTACTTCTTACACAAGAACGTTTGGCAGAAGTTGAACAAACTGGCATGCAGCCTATTTTACCAATCCGTTCTGGTTCTGGGCATCCATTGTTCTGTTTCTACCCGGGTTCTGGTTCGGCATGGCAATATACAGTGCTGAATCGTTATCTACACTCTGAATTACCCATTATTGGGTTGCAGTCTCCTCGACCTGAAGGTCTATTGGCAAATAGCGCTGATATGGACGAACTGGTTGAAAAACAACTTGAGATTATTCGTAAGCAACAACCAACAGGACCTTATACGTTACTAGGTTATTCACTTGGCGGCACTGTGGCTTATGCCGTTGCAGCGAAGTTAACTGAACAAGGTGAAAAAGTTGATTTTCTTGGTTTATTAGACACTTACCCTGCTGAAATTCATCAGTGGTTAGATTTGTCGGTAGAGGAAATGAATGCTGAAGCTGAACAAGAACAGCTTCAATTCTTCAATGATATTTTAGCTGATGCAGATATGGCTTTAAGTGAAGAAACCCGCCGTTTACAAGAGGATATTTTTGCGAACTATCGCGATGCGGTCCGTTTATTAAAACCTTATAAAATGCCGCACTTTGATGGTGAATTACACGTAGTTGTCGCTGAAAAAGACTTGCTGCCGTATATTCAACCAGAACAACAATGGTCACCTTTAGTCAAAAAACTCAATATTGTTCGACTGAGTGAAGCGGACCATACCAATATATTGTCTCCGCAGCAGCTTGAAACACTTGGTCCGATTTTAAACCGCATGATTTGTCAGGCGCGCGGTTTAGAGGAGCACACGCCATGA